Proteins encoded by one window of Pseudomonadota bacterium:
- a CDS encoding heme lyase CcmF/NrfE family subunit, giving the protein MIAEIGHFAHILALVIALVQCSLPLIGAWRNNAAWMALSRPAATGQFVFISIAFACLMYAYVVSDFSVANVFENSHSAKPLLYKFTGVWGNHEGSMVLWVWILALYGMAISAFGGNLPPALRARVLAIQGLIGVGFLVFLLATSNPFLRLDPVPLNGRDLNPLLQDPGLAFHPPLLYFGYVGLSVAFSFAVAALIEGKVDPAWARWVRPWSLLSWSALTGGIVLGSWWAYYELGWGGFWFWDPVENASFMPWLMATALLHSAIVAEKRDALKSWTVLLAILGFSLSLMGTFLVRSGMLTSVHSFAADPARGVFILGFLVVVIGGSLTLYAWRAPSLRTSGRFRPVSREGALVVNNLLLVTGCATVFIGTLYPLILDAISGEKVSVGPPFFESSFVWIMAPLFLLAAAGPLMAWKRADLPGVTQRLAIAFAAAAAAAILLVALKGGPWGAILGLTIAAWLIGGVAAEFIERLRLFRVPLIDSFRRARVLPRSAWGMSMAHAGVAILIAGGVGATNWQTASVQVMQVGETNHVAGYDFTLVSLSDSEGPNYTRRVGEFTVDQDGERIATLHPEKRKYWVQGMDTTEAAIRTTWIADIYVAIGDPAEAGGIAVRIYYNPLVPWIWFGAIVMVAGGLVSLTDRRHRVGAPSRVRRKSTAAPTTPATPATPAAEPAQPVQPAESRSEA; this is encoded by the coding sequence ATGATCGCCGAGATCGGACATTTCGCGCACATTCTCGCTCTCGTCATAGCTCTGGTGCAGTGCTCGCTGCCGCTCATCGGTGCGTGGCGCAATAACGCCGCGTGGATGGCCCTGTCGCGCCCGGCGGCGACCGGGCAATTCGTCTTCATCTCGATCGCGTTTGCCTGCCTGATGTATGCCTATGTGGTATCGGATTTTTCGGTCGCCAATGTGTTCGAGAATTCGCATTCGGCCAAACCACTCCTCTATAAATTCACCGGCGTCTGGGGCAATCACGAAGGCTCGATGGTGCTTTGGGTGTGGATTCTCGCCTTGTACGGCATGGCCATCTCCGCCTTTGGCGGCAATCTGCCGCCGGCGCTGCGCGCCCGTGTGCTCGCTATTCAAGGGCTGATCGGCGTCGGCTTCCTGGTTTTTCTGCTGGCCACGTCAAATCCGTTCCTGCGCCTCGATCCGGTGCCGCTGAATGGTCGTGATCTCAATCCGCTGCTGCAAGACCCCGGCCTCGCGTTCCATCCGCCACTGTTGTATTTCGGCTATGTCGGCCTTTCGGTGGCCTTTTCTTTTGCCGTCGCAGCACTGATTGAAGGCAAGGTCGATCCCGCCTGGGCGCGCTGGGTCCGGCCGTGGAGCTTGCTTTCCTGGTCGGCGCTTACCGGCGGCATCGTGCTTGGCTCCTGGTGGGCCTATTACGAGCTCGGTTGGGGCGGCTTTTGGTTCTGGGATCCGGTTGAGAATGCTTCGTTCATGCCGTGGCTGATGGCGACGGCGCTGTTGCATTCCGCGATTGTTGCGGAAAAACGTGACGCGCTCAAAAGCTGGACGGTGCTGCTGGCCATCCTCGGCTTTTCGCTCAGTCTGATGGGCACGTTTCTGGTGCGTTCGGGCATGCTCACGTCGGTGCATAGCTTTGCCGCCGATCCGGCGCGTGGCGTCTTTATTCTCGGCTTCCTGGTGGTCGTTATCGGCGGCTCGCTCACCCTTTATGCCTGGCGCGCGCCGTCGTTGCGGACCTCCGGGCGCTTCCGTCCGGTGTCGCGCGAGGGCGCGCTGGTGGTCAATAATCTGCTGCTGGTGACGGGCTGCGCCACGGTGTTTATCGGCACGCTCTATCCGCTGATCCTCGACGCCATATCGGGGGAGAAAGTGTCGGTCGGTCCGCCGTTTTTCGAATCGAGCTTTGTCTGGATCATGGCGCCACTGTTCCTGCTCGCGGCGGCGGGTCCGCTGATGGCGTGGAAGCGCGCCGATCTTCCCGGCGTCACCCAGCGCCTTGCGATCGCCTTTGCGGCGGCGGCGGCGGCGGCGATCCTGCTGGTGGCACTGAAAGGCGGGCCGTGGGGCGCGATCCTTGGATTGACCATCGCTGCTTGGCTGATCGGCGGCGTCGCCGCCGAATTTATCGAGCGGCTGCGTCTGTTCCGAGTGCCACTGATCGACAGTTTCCGCCGCGCCCGCGTCCTGCCGCGCTCAGCTTGGGGCATGAGCATGGCCCATGCCGGCGTTGCCATTTTGATCGCCGGTGGCGTCGGCGCCACCAATTGGCAAACCGCGAGCGTGCAGGTCATGCAGGTCGGTGAGACCAACCATGTGGCCGGCTATGATTTCACCCTGGTCTCGCTCAGCGATTCTGAAGGGCCGAACTACACCCGCCGGGTCGGTGAATTTACCGTAGATCAGGACGGTGAGCGCATTGCCACGCTCCATCCAGAGAAACGCAAATACTGGGTACAGGGCATGGATACAACAGAGGCGGCGATCCGGACCACTTGGATCGCCGATATCTATGTTGCGATTGGCGATCCGGCAGAGGCTGGCGGCATCGCGGTCCGCATTTATTACAATCCCCTGGTGCCCTGGATTTGGTTCGGCGCGATCGTGATGGTGGCGGGCGGTCTGGTCTCGCTGACCGACCGGCGTCACCGGGTCGGTGCGCCGAGCCGGGTGCGGCGAAAATCGACAGCGGCCCCGACGACACCAGCGACGCCAGCGACACCGGCGGCCGAGCCGGCCCAGCCGGTCCAGCCGGCGGAGAGCCGGAGCGAGGCATGA
- the ccmE gene encoding cytochrome c maturation protein CcmE: MKRKQRRLLFVGAGMAALGIAAALVLLAFDDNLVFFFSPTEVQAHEFSPDQRVRIGGLVEEGSVVRESDGLNYRFNITDLSNIVAVRYSGVLPDLFDEGQGVVAEGHMQGGTFQAVEILAKHDENYMPREVAEALKASGQWQGDEAEE, from the coding sequence ATGAAACGCAAACAACGGCGTCTCCTTTTTGTTGGTGCCGGCATGGCCGCGCTTGGCATCGCGGCGGCGCTTGTTCTGCTCGCCTTCGACGACAATCTGGTGTTCTTCTTCAGTCCGACCGAGGTGCAGGCGCATGAATTTTCGCCCGATCAACGAGTCAGGATCGGCGGCCTTGTCGAGGAAGGCAGCGTGGTGCGTGAAAGCGACGGCCTGAACTACCGATTCAACATCACCGATCTCTCTAATATTGTGGCAGTGCGCTATAGCGGCGTTCTACCCGACCTGTTTGACGAAGGCCAAGGCGTTGTCGCCGAAGGTCATATGCAGGGCGGCACTTTCCAGGCAGTAGAAATCCTGGCCAAGCATGACGAAAATTATATGCCGCGCGAGGTTGCCGAAGCGCTGAAAGCGTCGGGCCAATGGCAGGGTGACGAGGCCGAAGAATGA
- the ccmD gene encoding heme exporter protein CcmD has translation MSFFEMGGYAAYVWPAFGVGAVVLIGLLLFSLRSLKSREAVLRQLEAAGGGRRRRGGPEEENEPEEAAP, from the coding sequence ATGTCTTTCTTCGAAATGGGCGGCTATGCCGCCTACGTCTGGCCCGCCTTTGGCGTCGGCGCTGTGGTGTTGATTGGGCTGCTGCTTTTCAGCCTGCGCAGCCTCAAGAGCCGCGAAGCGGTGCTGCGCCAGCTCGAGGCGGCAGGCGGCGGGCGGCGGCGGCGTGGTGGGCCTGAGGAAGAGAACGAACCGGAAGAGGCGGCGCCGTGA
- a CDS encoding heme ABC transporter permease, with amino-acid sequence MATKTKKPGRGIHFFANPARFLRFARKIYPWVAIVAAACIVAALVLGLAVVPPDYRQGDAYRIIFVHVPSSWMALMIYVIIALSSAAGFIWRHPLADLVAKSSAPIGACFTFISLVTGSLWGEPMWGTWWVWDARVTSMLVLFFLYLGYIALNSAYDDPTKGARASAILAVVGVVNIPIIKFSVDWWNTLHQPATISKFDRPSMDSSMIAPLLLMVVGFIAFYLVVLIIRLRSEIAARRIRNLRLAQVGNQGASG; translated from the coding sequence ATGGCGACGAAGACGAAAAAACCTGGGCGCGGCATACATTTTTTCGCCAATCCGGCGCGCTTTCTGCGCTTTGCACGAAAAATATACCCTTGGGTGGCGATCGTTGCGGCGGCCTGTATTGTCGCGGCCCTGGTGCTCGGCCTCGCCGTGGTACCACCCGATTACCGCCAGGGCGATGCCTACCGCATCATTTTTGTCCATGTGCCATCGTCTTGGATGGCGTTGATGATTTACGTCATCATCGCCCTATCCTCTGCTGCGGGCTTTATTTGGCGCCATCCGCTGGCCGATCTGGTGGCCAAATCAAGCGCCCCGATCGGCGCCTGTTTCACCTTCATCAGCCTGGTCACGGGATCGCTCTGGGGTGAACCGATGTGGGGCACTTGGTGGGTGTGGGATGCCCGCGTGACGTCAATGCTGGTGCTGTTTTTCCTCTATCTCGGCTATATCGCGCTCAACAGCGCCTATGACGACCCCACCAAGGGAGCGCGCGCTTCGGCCATTCTCGCCGTGGTCGGCGTCGTTAACATCCCGATCATCAAATTTTCGGTCGATTGGTGGAATACGCTGCATCAACCGGCAACGATCTCCAAATTCGACCGACCCTCAATGGACTCGTCGATGATCGCGCCGCTGCTGCTGATGGTGGTGGGTTTCATCGCTTTTTACCTGGTGGTGCTGATTATCCGCCTGCGCTCTGAAATCGCGGCGCGGCGCATTCGCAACCTGCGCTTGGCGCAGGTCGGGAATCAGGGCGCAAGCGGCTGA
- the ccmB gene encoding heme exporter protein CcmB, translating into MVTAFFSLVRRDLLLAARGGIGSLVVVMFFFIAVALFPLGIGPESALLERVAPGVLWVCALLATMLSLGRMFDEDYEDGSLEVIALGPLPLELVVLAKVLAHWLTTGLPLMIAAPVLAVLLNMSAQGFAVLMISLLLGTPILSLIGSVGAALTVGLRRGGVLISLLVLPLYVPVLIFAVGAVEGAIFGFGASAHLLILAGGFFASLALTPWASAAALKMALE; encoded by the coding sequence ATGGTAACGGCCTTTTTCAGCTTGGTCAGGCGCGATCTCCTGCTCGCGGCGCGCGGCGGCATCGGCAGCTTGGTCGTGGTCATGTTTTTTTTCATCGCCGTCGCGCTGTTTCCGCTCGGCATCGGGCCGGAGAGCGCACTTTTAGAGCGAGTTGCGCCGGGCGTCCTCTGGGTATGCGCCCTGCTCGCCACCATGCTGTCACTCGGCCGCATGTTCGACGAGGACTATGAGGATGGCAGCTTGGAGGTCATCGCCCTTGGCCCGCTGCCGCTTGAATTGGTGGTTCTCGCCAAAGTGCTGGCGCATTGGCTGACAACCGGCCTGCCGCTGATGATCGCCGCCCCGGTGCTGGCGGTGCTGCTCAATATGAGCGCGCAAGGATTCGCCGTGCTGATGATCTCGTTGCTGCTGGGCACACCCATTCTCAGCCTGATTGGTTCGGTCGGCGCCGCCCTCACAGTCGGGCTCAGGCGCGGCGGTGTTTTGATTTCTCTTCTGGTACTGCCGCTCTATGTTCCGGTATTAATATTCGCCGTCGGCGCGGTGGAAGGCGCGATCTTTGGATTTGGCGCGAGCGCACATTTGCTTATTCTTGCCGGCGGATTCTTCGCCTCGCTGGCGCTGACGCCGTGGGCAAGCGCCGCAGCATTGAAGATGGCCTTGGAATAG
- the ccmA gene encoding heme ABC exporter ATP-binding protein CcmA, with translation MNGGATSFEARELACIRGERPVFRAVSFALVPGDGLILRGPNGSGKSSLLRILAGFLKPVGGMIAWNGENIREAPEAHRAHCHYVGHLEAVKPTLTVAEHLAFWAAAKGFAKPADDILGALDLEDLADVPGRFLSAGQKRRLTLSRLLASPAALWLLDEPSITLDDRSAVRLEKMLADHRADGGMAIIATHAEIALPNAQTIDMAGHGIAAAALLGDAGQATGQPDYGEW, from the coding sequence ATGAACGGCGGCGCGACAAGCTTCGAAGCACGCGAGCTGGCATGTATCAGAGGAGAACGGCCGGTTTTCCGCGCCGTCTCCTTTGCCCTCGTGCCGGGTGACGGGCTCATTCTGCGCGGCCCAAACGGCTCAGGAAAATCGAGCTTGCTGCGCATCCTTGCCGGGTTTTTAAAGCCCGTCGGCGGCATGATCGCCTGGAACGGCGAAAACATTCGCGAAGCGCCCGAGGCGCACCGTGCCCACTGCCATTATGTCGGCCATTTGGAAGCGGTAAAGCCGACCCTCACCGTGGCCGAGCATCTCGCTTTCTGGGCCGCAGCCAAAGGCTTTGCCAAGCCGGCCGATGATATTCTCGGCGCGCTTGACCTTGAGGATTTGGCTGACGTTCCCGGCCGTTTTCTCTCGGCCGGGCAAAAGCGCCGTCTTACGCTTTCCCGCCTGCTGGCATCACCCGCCGCACTTTGGCTCCTGGACGAGCCGAGCATCACCCTCGACGACAGATCTGCGGTGCGCCTGGAGAAGATGCTGGCGGATCACCGCGCCGACGGTGGCATGGCGATCATCGCAACCCATGCGGAAATAGCGCTGCCAAATGCCCAGACCATAGATATGGCGGGCCATGGCATTGCCGCCGCTGCGCTGTTGGGCGACGCCGGGCAAGCTACGGGCCAGCCGGACTACGGCGAATGGTAA
- a CDS encoding alpha/beta hydrolase has translation MMRRLFRRKSVAATPLRPGLITGRNELNADESPALRVRADGHLVRAVSYGKGPRFGPTIVFLHEGLGSIAQWKHFPDTLARAAGCNALVYERWGHGDSDPLDGPRQADFMEREAVSVLPQILDSFGLDKVILFGHSDGGSIALLFAARYPERTLGVITEAAHVFVEEVSLAGVRAAVERFETSDMEKRLRLYHGDNVARMFSGWADIWLSAEFRDWSIPSETLGAIQAPVLALQGADDEYGSAAQLQRIEAGIGAAAKTVLIPDCAHEPHVQAREAVMDETLGFIEIIKAALAPPDSAV, from the coding sequence ATGATGAGGCGCTTGTTCCGCCGCAAATCGGTCGCCGCGACGCCGCTCCGCCCCGGCTTGATCACCGGGCGCAATGAACTGAACGCCGACGAATCACCGGCGTTGCGGGTGCGCGCCGACGGCCATCTCGTTCGGGCCGTTTCCTACGGCAAAGGGCCGCGGTTTGGCCCGACGATCGTCTTTCTGCATGAGGGCCTCGGCAGTATCGCCCAGTGGAAGCATTTTCCCGATACCCTCGCACGCGCCGCCGGCTGCAACGCACTTGTTTACGAGCGTTGGGGTCATGGCGATTCGGACCCGTTGGATGGTCCGCGTCAGGCAGATTTCATGGAACGCGAGGCGGTCTCCGTGTTACCGCAAATTCTCGATTCCTTCGGCTTGGACAAAGTCATTTTGTTCGGCCATAGCGACGGTGGCTCGATCGCTCTTTTATTCGCGGCGCGCTATCCGGAGCGAACGCTTGGCGTTATTACCGAAGCGGCGCATGTATTCGTGGAGGAAGTCTCGCTCGCCGGCGTGCGTGCGGCGGTCGAGCGCTTCGAGACCAGCGATATGGAAAAACGCCTCCGCCTCTATCACGGCGACAATGTCGCGCGCATGTTCAGCGGCTGGGCGGATATTTGGCTGTCGGCCGAATTTCGCGATTGGTCCATCCCGTCTGAAACGCTCGGCGCTATCCAAGCGCCGGTGCTCGCCCTGCAGGGCGCCGATGACGAATATGGCAGCGCCGCGCAATTGCAGAGAATAGAGGCGGGCATTGGCGCCGCTGCCAAGACGGTTCTCATTCCCGACTGCGCGCACGAGCCACATGTGCAGGCGCGTGAGGCCGTTATGGACGAAACGCTCGGCTTCATCGAAATTATCAAAGCGGCGTTAGCGCCCCCAGATTCCGCGGTTTGA
- the acnA gene encoding aconitate hydratase AcnA, translating to MIALGQDTLKTRRTLTVGGRSYDYFSLAAAESAGLGDISRLPYSLKVLLENLLRFEDGKSVTVADIKGLAAWLKERRSTQEINFRPARVLMQDFTGVPAVVDLAAMRAAMSALGGDPKKINPLSPVDLVIDHSVMVDRFASSTALRDNTAIEMERNGERYSFLRWGQQAFSNFRVVPPGTGICHQVNLEHLAQVVWTAESDGATIAYPDTLVGTDSHTTMINGLAVLGWGVGGIEAEAAMLGQPISMLVPEVVGFRLAGRLAEGATATDLVLTVVQMLRKKGVVGKFVEFYGPGLDELSLADQATIANMAPEYGATCGFFPIDAEAINYLRLTARDPDRIALVEAYAKAQGLWRDADTPDPVFTDSLELELGSVMPSIAGPKRPQDKIFLTDAASAFGQALSGELGVAIENSATEVAVAGMDHALGHGDVVIAAITSCTNTSNPSVMLGAGLLARNAVKRGLKVKPWVKTSLAPGSKVVSEYLAKAGLQDDLNALGFNVVGYGCTTCIGNSGPLADEIVTAIDAGELVVTSVLSGNRNFEGRISPHVRANYLASPPLVVAYAIAGSMNVDITTEPLGEDGDGVPVYLKDIWPGNDEVRAAIAQSVSPEMFSEQYADVFTGSAEWQAIDAPQGLTYEWQDGSTYVKNPPYFEGIQAEPAALEDVTGARILALLGDSVTTDHISPAGSIKYDSPGGAYLTERQVAQADFNSYGSRRGNHEVMMRGTFANVRIRNEMAPGTEGGVTRHMPDGRAASMFDAAADYAGTDTPLVVIAGKEYGTGSSRDWAAKGTRLLGVKAVIAESFERIHRSNLVGMGVLPLLFPDGVTRHTLALDGSEVIDLSGVAGGVSPGMTVACRITRANGAVESLDLNCRIDTAEEAEYFRHGGILHYVLRGLAGLT from the coding sequence GTGATCGCGCTTGGCCAGGATACGCTCAAGACCCGCCGCACGCTGACTGTCGGCGGGCGCAGTTATGATTATTTCAGCCTTGCCGCGGCGGAGAGCGCCGGGCTCGGCGATATCTCCCGCTTACCCTATTCGCTCAAGGTTTTACTCGAAAATCTGCTGCGCTTCGAGGATGGCAAAAGCGTCACCGTGGCGGACATCAAGGGCCTCGCCGCCTGGCTCAAGGAGCGCCGTTCGACCCAGGAAATCAACTTTCGCCCGGCGCGCGTCCTGATGCAGGATTTCACCGGCGTGCCTGCCGTGGTCGATCTCGCCGCCATGCGCGCTGCGATGTCGGCGCTGGGCGGCGATCCGAAAAAGATTAATCCGCTGTCGCCGGTCGATCTGGTGATCGATCACTCGGTCATGGTCGACCGCTTCGCTTCCTCGACCGCGCTTCGTGACAACACCGCCATCGAAATGGAACGCAACGGCGAGCGCTATTCGTTCCTGCGCTGGGGCCAGCAGGCATTTTCGAATTTCCGCGTTGTGCCGCCGGGCACCGGTATTTGCCATCAGGTCAATCTCGAGCATCTTGCCCAAGTGGTGTGGACCGCCGAATCGGACGGCGCCACTATCGCCTATCCCGATACGCTGGTCGGCACCGACAGTCACACCACCATGATCAACGGTCTCGCCGTGCTTGGCTGGGGCGTTGGTGGCATCGAGGCCGAAGCGGCAATGCTCGGCCAGCCGATTTCGATGCTGGTGCCCGAGGTCGTCGGCTTTCGCCTCGCCGGCCGTCTTGCAGAGGGCGCGACGGCAACCGATCTGGTGCTGACAGTGGTGCAGATGCTGCGCAAAAAAGGCGTGGTCGGGAAATTTGTAGAGTTTTATGGCCCCGGCCTCGACGAGCTATCGCTCGCCGACCAGGCCACCATCGCCAATATGGCGCCCGAATATGGCGCGACCTGCGGCTTCTTTCCGATCGACGCGGAGGCCATCAACTATCTTCGCTTGACCGCGCGCGATCCGGATCGCATCGCCCTCGTTGAGGCGTACGCCAAAGCGCAGGGGCTATGGCGCGACGCCGATACGCCGGATCCGGTGTTCACCGACTCGCTGGAGCTGGAACTTGGCTCCGTCATGCCGAGCATTGCCGGGCCGAAGCGTCCGCAGGATAAAATATTCCTCACCGATGCGGCGTCAGCCTTTGGTCAAGCGCTCAGCGGTGAACTCGGTGTCGCGATCGAGAACAGCGCCACCGAAGTGGCGGTTGCCGGCATGGATCATGCGCTCGGGCACGGCGATGTGGTGATCGCGGCGATTACCAGCTGCACCAACACCTCCAACCCGAGCGTTATGCTCGGCGCCGGGCTGTTGGCCCGCAATGCCGTCAAGCGCGGCCTGAAAGTGAAGCCCTGGGTTAAAACTTCGCTCGCGCCGGGCTCCAAGGTGGTGAGCGAATACCTCGCCAAGGCCGGGCTGCAAGACGATCTCAACGCGCTCGGCTTCAATGTCGTGGGCTATGGCTGCACCACTTGCATCGGCAATTCCGGTCCGCTTGCCGATGAAATTGTTACGGCGATCGACGCCGGCGAATTGGTGGTGACCTCGGTCCTGTCGGGCAACCGCAATTTTGAGGGCCGCATCAGCCCCCATGTGCGCGCCAATTATCTCGCGTCGCCGCCGCTCGTGGTGGCCTATGCCATCGCCGGCAGCATGAATGTGGATATCACCACCGAGCCGCTCGGCGAGGATGGCGACGGCGTGCCGGTCTATCTCAAGGATATCTGGCCCGGCAATGACGAGGTGCGCGCCGCCATCGCGCAATCGGTGTCGCCCGAGATGTTTAGCGAACAATATGCCGACGTCTTCACCGGCAGCGCCGAATGGCAGGCCATCGATGCGCCGCAAGGGCTAACCTATGAGTGGCAGGACGGCAGCACCTACGTTAAAAATCCGCCCTATTTCGAAGGCATACAGGCCGAGCCAGCCGCACTTGAAGACGTGACCGGTGCGCGGATTTTGGCGCTGCTCGGCGATAGCGTGACCACCGACCATATCTCGCCCGCCGGTTCCATCAAATATGATTCGCCGGGCGGTGCCTATCTCACCGAGCGTCAGGTGGCGCAGGCGGATTTCAATTCCTATGGCTCGCGGCGCGGCAACCACGAAGTGATGATGCGCGGCACCTTCGCCAATGTCCGCATCCGCAATGAAATGGCGCCCGGCACCGAAGGCGGCGTCACCCGCCATATGCCGGACGGCCGCGCAGCAAGCATGTTCGATGCCGCCGCCGATTATGCCGGCACAGACACGCCGCTGGTGGTGATCGCCGGCAAGGAATACGGCACCGGCTCGTCGCGCGATTGGGCCGCCAAGGGAACGCGTCTCTTGGGCGTGAAAGCGGTGATCGCCGAAAGCTTCGAGCGCATTCATCGCTCCAATCTGGTTGGCATGGGCGTGCTGCCGCTGCTGTTTCCGGACGGCGTGACGCGCCACACGCTCGCCCTCGACGGCTCCGAAGTGATCGATCTCTCGGGCGTCGCTGGCGGTGTCAGTCCGGGCATGACCGTCGCTTGCCGCATCACCCGCGCCAATGGCGCGGTCGAGTCTCTCGATCTCAACTGCCGCATCGACACAGCGGAAGAGGCGGAATATTTCCGCCATGGCGGCATCCTGCACTATGTCCTGCGAGGGCTCGCCGGACTGACTTGA
- a CDS encoding NAD(P)/FAD-dependent oxidoreductase: MAAKSPSAYDVIVVGARCAGAPTAMLLAAKGHRVLLLEQTTVPSNMAHSTHLIHPLGLAYLETWGLLDAIEQRATSFIEWSVDLHGAFLHGAPPPVAGMARSAAPRRDILDGELARAAQNAGAELRGGCRVGGLLFENGRVVGVEAKDAEGRQFSARAELIIGADGPASMVARCVGAAEHHVEPPLQSNIWSYWRDVPVDHLHITIREGAGAFAFPSSDGTVLVAANLLHGEFLRARRRKEPAFHAMLRHIAPNLAEKLTQGVQVDRFFSGCTRSFVRRSHGPGWALVGDAGMKKDPVTAQGIASAFASADMLAKAVDRGLGTGETLDAELAEYERARDAWLLPYYDFTLRLAAFAKPNTEQAAFNHALAKDLEGRSQLFGAVSLTFSPDKLMAPDNMRRILTRAAQSP; encoded by the coding sequence ATGGCGGCAAAATCTCCAAGCGCGTATGACGTGATCGTGGTCGGCGCGCGCTGCGCCGGGGCGCCGACGGCAATGCTGTTGGCAGCAAAAGGCCATCGCGTACTGCTGCTCGAACAGACCACCGTGCCGTCCAACATGGCCCATTCCACCCATCTCATTCACCCCTTAGGTCTGGCGTATCTCGAAACCTGGGGTCTTCTGGATGCGATCGAGCAGCGCGCCACCAGCTTCATTGAGTGGAGCGTCGATTTGCACGGCGCGTTTCTGCATGGTGCGCCGCCGCCGGTCGCGGGCATGGCGCGTTCGGCCGCCCCTCGGCGCGACATTCTCGACGGCGAATTGGCGCGCGCGGCTCAGAACGCCGGCGCCGAATTGCGCGGCGGCTGCCGGGTTGGCGGGCTGTTGTTTGAGAACGGGCGGGTCGTCGGCGTCGAAGCCAAGGACGCGGAGGGGCGGCAGTTCAGCGCCCGCGCCGAGCTGATCATCGGTGCCGATGGGCCGGCCTCGATGGTTGCCAGATGCGTCGGCGCCGCCGAGCACCATGTCGAGCCGCCGTTGCAAAGCAACATCTGGAGCTATTGGCGGGACGTGCCGGTCGATCATCTGCACATCACGATCCGCGAGGGCGCCGGCGCGTTTGCCTTCCCCTCAAGCGACGGCACCGTACTGGTCGCAGCAAATTTGCTGCACGGCGAATTTCTGCGCGCACGGCGGCGCAAGGAGCCGGCGTTTCACGCCATGTTGAGGCATATTGCGCCGAATCTCGCCGAAAAGCTGACGCAAGGCGTGCAGGTCGATCGCTTCTTTTCGGGTTGCACGCGGAGCTTCGTGCGCCGCTCGCACGGCCCGGGATGGGCCCTGGTCGGCGATGCCGGCATGAAGAAAGACCCGGTCACCGCCCAGGGCATCGCTAGCGCTTTCGCCAGCGCTGATATGCTGGCCAAAGCCGTTGATCGCGGACTCGGCACGGGCGAAACGCTCGACGCGGAATTGGCCGAATATGAACGTGCGCGCGATGCCTGGCTCTTGCCGTATTATGATTTTACCTTGCGTCTCGCGGCGTTTGCCAAACCAAACACTGAGCAAGCCGCCTTCAACCACGCGTTGGCCAAAGACCTCGAAGGCAGATCCCAACTGTTCGGCGCAGTATCGCTAACATTCTCGCCGGATAAATTGATGGCGCCAGACAACATGCGCCGCATTCTCACGCGCGCCGCGCAATCACCATAG